From Carassius auratus strain Wakin unplaced genomic scaffold, ASM336829v1 scaf_tig00035347, whole genome shotgun sequence, one genomic window encodes:
- the LOC113081921 gene encoding transmembrane protein 238: MEAAPGGLGRCSCAFWLAVAFDALGLIILLLGVFGDLFFYDFLIYAGAIIIFLSLIWWVFWYTGNIKVPPEELEDDVGLLKKGRGLAGVVRRFSSRLSSGIRNSLRRSGGPRVWRDGSQAPAAFVMGSQDKVNTVSATVSGGDTLRAETQAI; encoded by the coding sequence ATGGAGGCAGCGCCGGGCGGTCTCGGGCGCTGTTCTTGCGCGTTCTGGCTCGCGGTGGCTTTCGACGCGCTCGGGCTCATCATATTATTGCTCGGCGTGTTCGGGGACTTATTTTTCTACGACTTCTTGATATATGCGGGAGCCATCATCATTTTTCTGAGTCTGATTTGGTGGGTCTTCTGGTACACGGGTAATATCAAGGTGCCCCCCGAGGAGCTAGAGGACGATGTGGGTTTGCTGAAGAAGGGCAGAGGTTTGGCCGGGGTCGTGAGGAGGTTCTCCAGCCGCCTCTCGAGCGGAATCAGAAACTCTCTCAGGAGAAGTGGGGGGCCCCGAGTTTGGAGAGATGGCAGTCAAGCACCAGCGGCTTTTGTGATGGGCTCTCAGGATAAAGTGAACACTGTGTCTGCGACAGTGAGCGGAGGAGACACCCTCAGAGCAGAAACACAGGCCATTTGA
- the LOC113081923 gene encoding mpv17-like protein isoform X2 encodes MDWRHTRNVAIVALSFQGNFNYFWLRALEHRFPGRSPGMIFRKLILDQTFASPLATSVFYTGVSFLEGKEDIFADWREKFFNTYKTGLMYWPFMQFLNFVLMPLYLRTAFMGCSAFLWATFLCFSRQSGDGTAAMALAWIMAPKKQLLARSTDEGK; translated from the exons ATGGACTGGAGGCACACGAGGAACGTGGCGATCGTGGCGCTGAGCTTCCAGGGGAACTTCAATTACTTCTGGCTGAGAGCTTTAGAACATCGTTTCCCGGGAAGATCGCCCGGGATGATTTTCCGCAAACTGATTTTGGACCAAACTTTTGCTTCACCTTTGGCGACCAGTGTCTTCTACACAG GTGTGAGTTTCTTGGAGGGCAAGGAGGACATATTTGCAGACTGGCGAGAAAAGTTTTTTAATACATATAAG acTGGACTGATGTACTGGCCATTCATGCAG TTTCTGAATTTTGTTCTGATGCCTCTGTACCTGAGGACAGCGTTTATGGGCTGTTCAGCGTTCCTGTGGGCCACGTTCTTATGTTTCTCACGACAGAGTGGGGACGGCACGGCAGCAATGGCCTTAGCTTGGATCATGGCCCCAAAAAAACAGCTTCTAGCTCGCAGTACAGACGAGGGGAAATAG
- the LOC113081923 gene encoding mpv17-like protein isoform X1 — MRKSFFKRAKVLPWISNVTLYGCLFAGGDFVHQCVIAQRDQMDWRHTRNVAIVALSFQGNFNYFWLRALEHRFPGRSPGMIFRKLILDQTFASPLATSVFYTGVSFLEGKEDIFADWREKFFNTYKTGLMYWPFMQFLNFVLMPLYLRTAFMGCSAFLWATFLCFSRQSGDGTAAMALAWIMAPKKQLLARSTDEGK; from the exons ATGAGAAAATCTTTTTTCAAACGAGCAAAGGTATTGCCTTGGATAAGTAATGTGACTCTGTACGGATGCTTGTTCGCCGGCGGGGATTTCGTGCATCAGTGCGTGATCGCGCAGAGAGATCAGATGGACTGGAGGCACACGAGGAACGTGGCGATCGTGGCGCTGAGCTTCCAGGGGAACTTCAATTACTTCTGGCTGAGAGCTTTAGAACATCGTTTCCCGGGAAGATCGCCCGGGATGATTTTCCGCAAACTGATTTTGGACCAAACTTTTGCTTCACCTTTGGCGACCAGTGTCTTCTACACAG GTGTGAGTTTCTTGGAGGGCAAGGAGGACATATTTGCAGACTGGCGAGAAAAGTTTTTTAATACATATAAG acTGGACTGATGTACTGGCCATTCATGCAG TTTCTGAATTTTGTTCTGATGCCTCTGTACCTGAGGACAGCGTTTATGGGCTGTTCAGCGTTCCTGTGGGCCACGTTCTTATGTTTCTCACGACAGAGTGGGGACGGCACGGCAGCAATGGCCTTAGCTTGGATCATGGCCCCAAAAAAACAGCTTCTAGCTCGCAGTACAGACGAGGGGAAATAG
- the LOC113081922 gene encoding RNA polymerase I-specific transcription initiation factor RRN3-like, with the protein MEIEDRDFLNTPPKKTVRFGGTVANTLAKLQKGDTSDYELIKHQLSDPDIKDAQIINWLQEFRSCVTQLGKDHEQLIHVVLKLPWLGRSQAVVEEYLAFLSNLVSAQTVYLRACLRMVVTNFAPKRIRVQEGNVAFSDSDDEDENLPRTFDHCHQALQLIARYVPSTSRFLMPILSDKFPFVQKSSRTLECYVHNLLRVSVYIPDLRRDILELIISKMLTLDVSAPRSEIEEVESGAQQDANGAAQDECLFDMEEDKEEEEEDSSRPDGAVMVHPVAERLDTMMSVLLAYIKDICHVNGSLDLEKTKAVYRDLMWVFDKVVLPTHASCHVQYYMFYLCSFRLGLAEAFLDHLWKMLQAPNQPSILRQAAAGYMGSFLARAKFLPVSTVKACLDLLVPWLHLYIDSQDAGSKAFCDVNLHGPFYTACQAVFYTLIFRHNAILEGNMKKGLAYLQGLNLERIVMCQLNPLRVCLPAVTNMFAAITRKYQLVFCYTIIERNNRNLLPVVSCSTGGNSVSTNTNPLDTFFPFDPYLLKSSGKLIEPIYQVWEEPSDCMIDVPKKQVITGSMEEEDDFLHGETPQGDLVVGMTPGSYDSHLHSPRSVGSPPFSFLQRPF; encoded by the exons ATGGAAATTGAGGACCGAGATTTTCTCAACACTCCTCCGAAGAAAACTGTGCGTTTTGGAGGCACAGTTGCCAATACATTAGCGAAGCTACAAAAG GGCGACACGAGTGATTATGAACTGATAAAACATCAACTCTCAGATCCTGATATTAAG GACGCTCAGATTATCAACTGGCTGCAGGAGTTCAGGAGCTGTGTTACTCAACTTGGCAAAGATCATGAGCAATTGATACATGTTGTTTTG AAGCTGCCATGGCTCGGTCGCAGTCAGGCTGTGGTGGAAGAATATCTGGCTTTTCTGAGTAACCTGGTGTCGGCCCAGACCGTTTATCTCAGAGCCTGTCTCAGAATGGTCGTCACTAATTTTGCACCAA agAGAATACGAGTCCAAGAAGGAAATGTGGCATTTTCAGAttctgatgatgaagatgaaa ATCTGCCGAGGACATTTGATCATTGCCATCAAGCCTTACAGCTTATTGCAAGATATGTTCCATC AACCAGTCGATTCCTGATGCCGATCCTTTCCGACAAGTTCCCTTTTGTGCAGAAATCCTCCAGAACACTT GAGTGTTACGTGCACAACCTGTTGAGAGTTTCGGTCTACATCCCTGACCTGAGGAGAGACATCTTAGAGCTCATCATCAGCAAGATGCTGACGCTAGAT GTTAGTGCACCACGGAGTGAGATTGAAGAAGTGGAAAGCGGAGCTCAGCAAGATGCTAATGGAGCAGCACAGGATGAATGCCTCTTTGACATG GAAGAGGataaggaagaggaagaggaggattcATCGAGACCTGATGGAGCTGTGATGGTTCATCCTGTCGCAGAGAGACTGGACACAATGATGTCTGTCCTGCTGGCTTACATTAAGGACATTTGCCATGTCAATG GCTCATTAGATCTTGAGAAAACCAAAGCTGTATACAGAGACCTGATGTGGGTGTTTGATAAGGTGGTGCTCCCCACTCACGCCTCCTGTCACGTGCAGTACTACATGTTCTACCTGTGCAGCTTCCGCCTG GGGTTGGCTGAAGCTTTTTTGGATCACTTATGGAAGATGTTACAAGCCCCCAACCAGCCCTCCATCCTGAGACAAGCCGCTGCTGGATACATGGGCAGCTTCTTGGCAAGAGCCAAGTTTTTGCCAGTATC GACAGTCAAGGCCTGTCTGGACCTGCTGGTTCCCTGGTTGCACCTTTACATTGACAGTCAGGACGCTGGATCCAAAGCATTCTGTGACGTCAATCTGCACGGCCCTTTTTATACAGCTTGCCAGGCTGTGTTTTACACACTCATCTTCAGACACAATGCCATTCTGGAGGGCAATATGAAGAAAG GGTTGGCGTATCTCCAGGGCTTGAATCTGGAGCGTATAGTGATGTGCCAGCTCAACCCACTGAGAGTCTGTCTACCTGCTGTCACCAACATGTTTGCAGCCATCACCAG GAAGTACCAGCTCGTCTTCTGTTACAccatcattgagcgaaacaacCGGAACCTGTTGCCAGTGGTGAGCTGTTCAACGGGCGGAAACTCGGTGTCCACTAACACAAACCCTCTGGATACCTTCTTCCCTTTTGATCCGTATCTCCTGAAAAG CTCTGGAAAACTCATTGAGCCAATCTATCAGGTGTGGGAGGAGCCGTCTGATTGTATGATAGATGTGCCCAAGAAGCAAGTGATAACG GGGTCTATGGAGGAGGAAGATGACTTTCTGCATGGAGAAACTCCTCAGGGTGATTTGGTAGTGGGCATGACCCCGGGCTCTTATGACTCTCATCTTCACAGTCCGCGGAGCGTTGGCTCGCCCCCGTTCTCCTTCCTGCAGCGGCCTTTCTGA